The genomic region TGGCCGCGAAAGCCGGCGCGTCCAGCGAACTGCTGGCGAAACTGCTCGACACCTACGCCGCCGAACCCGGCGCGGTCCCCGTCGACGTCACCCTGTGCGGCCCGGCCGAGCAGGAACGACTCCTGCGCGAGGGCCGGGCCGACGTGGCGCTCCTGCACCGGCCGTTCGACTCGACGGCCGGGTTCCACACCGCGGAGCTCAGCACGGAGAGCCAGGTCGTGATCCTGCCGGCCGGGCATCCGCTCACCGTCCGGGCCCACGTGCACATGGCCGACATCACCGCACTGCCAGGCCTGCCCCTGCCACGCTGGCCCGACCCCGACGGCGCCTACCCGCCCGGCCCCGGCCCGCAGGTCCGCGACCACGCGCAGTTGCTGCAGCTGATCGCGCTCGGCCGCGCCTGCACGATCTCACCGGAGTCGTGCCGAGCCCAACTGCACGGGGACCTCGCCGCCGTGCCCGTGCTGGACGCGCCGCCAGTCACCACCGTGATCGCCTGGCCACCGCACAGCCGGTCCAGAGCCGTCGCCGACCTCATCCGGACTGCGACCCGTCTCTAGCACCACCGCCCGACCACCACCTCGTCGGACACGCCCCAGCACCCGCCGCCCTTTCCCAAGCATCGCTCCTGGGCAGAGCGTCACCGGGTCGGGATAGCGTACGAAATCGGCCGTCGCTGCGACGGCCCTGGACGCCGGGCCGATGCCCGTCGCCCAGCCCGAGGTGAGGAGCGCACAGATGCTGCGTGTCGGCGACACCGCGCCGGACTTCGAGCTGCCGGACGAGGACAACACCCCTCGCAGGCTTTCCACTCTCCTGACGGACGGTCCGGTCGTCCTGTTCTTCTACCCGGCGGCGTTGACCAGGGGCTGCACAGCGGAGAGCTGTCATTTCCGGGACCTCGCGGCCGAGTTCGCCGCGGTCGGCGCCCAACGGGTCGGCATCAGCACCGACACCGTGGCCAAGCAGAAGAAGTTCTCCGACAAGCACTCCTTCGACTATCCGCTGCTCTCGGACGCCGACGGCAGCGTGTCGCGCGCCTTCGGCGTGAAGCGGCCGATCGACCTGCTGCGGGTCAGGCGGGCCACGTTCGTGATCGGTACGGACCAGGTCATCATCGAGGCCATCAGCAGTGAGCTGAACATGAACACCCACGCCGACCGGGCGCTGGCCGCGTTGGGCGGATAGGACGCGAGGCTGACCGGCGTCAGCGGGCAGTGGCCTCGATGGTCCACTGCCGGGCGTCGGCGCTCGCCGGGCGTCCAGCCTCGTAGTCGGCATGCACGGCGGTCACGGTGAACCCGGCTTCGCGCAGCAGGCCGGCCAGCTCGTCGAGCTGGTAGATCTGAAGGTCGAACTTCTGCAGCTCGGCGTCGACCAGGCGGCCGTCGCGCCACAGCTCGTAACGCAGCCACGTGGAACGGACGTCCTTCTCGGCGAGCGCCGCCGGGAGGGACGTGAGCGTCAGCAGGTCGTCGCCGTGCCACCAGTGCCGGAGTGGATCTACGGTGATGGCGGGTCCGAGCGGTTCAAGCGGCTCGGCATCCAGGATGAGGCGCCCGCCCGGCCGCAGGCACGTGTGGAAGTTGCGGAGCGTGCGCAGGGCACGGTCGCGCCCGGTTACCAGAGCGAACGACCC from Frankia alni ACN14a harbors:
- a CDS encoding class I SAM-dependent methyltransferase; translation: MTGRAPEYGRLSSLVYQVDKPIGTSFGDVELYRDLLAGVTGEILEPAVGTGRVLIPLCEAGLRVRGFDTSAPMLAVCRENCAVRGLAPELFEADMTTFNDPSAFDAVIIPAGSFALVTGRDRALRTLRNFHTCLRPGGRLILDAEPLEPLGPAITVDPLRHWWHGDDLLTLTSLPAALAEKDVRSTWLRYELWRDGRLVDAELQKFDLQIYQLDELAGLLREAGFTVTAVHADYEAGRPASADARQWTIEATAR
- a CDS encoding LysR family transcriptional regulator — its product is METRELRYFVAVAEELHFGRAAQRLGIAQPPLSRAIQQLERRLGAALLDRTSRTVTLTEAGSVLLAEGRAALDAVDAADRRTRRAALAATGRPGLVLAAKAGASSELLAKLLDTYAAEPGAVPVDVTLCGPAEQERLLREGRADVALLHRPFDSTAGFHTAELSTESQVVILPAGHPLTVRAHVHMADITALPGLPLPRWPDPDGAYPPGPGPQVRDHAQLLQLIALGRACTISPESCRAQLHGDLAAVPVLDAPPVTTVIAWPPHSRSRAVADLIRTATRL
- a CDS encoding peroxiredoxin — encoded protein: MLRVGDTAPDFELPDEDNTPRRLSTLLTDGPVVLFFYPAALTRGCTAESCHFRDLAAEFAAVGAQRVGISTDTVAKQKKFSDKHSFDYPLLSDADGSVSRAFGVKRPIDLLRVRRATFVIGTDQVIIEAISSELNMNTHADRALAALGG